From one Triticum urartu cultivar G1812 chromosome 3, Tu2.1, whole genome shotgun sequence genomic stretch:
- the LOC125549382 gene encoding epidermis-specific secreted glycoprotein EP1-like, producing the protein MIMVHRATIIALVALICCLLAGGGARAQPFDYPAAGLSTTWANTEAALPHHVVYTDGSVARAALLRLNPAGLGPSYAFGFFCTASQPRGNGPAAPCTEFLLGVAVVYCNSGAGMTFVTAGVPQVVWSANRGSPVREGAAAELTPEGDLVLRSSNGAVVWSAGTKGRSVAGARIGSDGNLVLFDGRNATVWQSFDHPTNALLVGQSLKHGARLTANASTADWRDGRLYLAVDDDGLNAYVNATPPQRYYHLGLSETAPGAYATYTNGSLTVSARPGAPPLAAIQLPTVGAGTVQYMRLEHDGHLRIYEWRSGWAPVYDVLKFCDMYVQIPL; encoded by the coding sequence ATGATCATGGTGCACCGTGCTACGATCATCGCGCTCGTTGCGCTGATCTGCTGCCTCCtggccggcggcggggcgcgcgcGCAGCCGTTCGACTACCCGGCGGCGGGGCTCTCCACGACCTGGGCCAACACGGAGGCCGCCCTGCCGCACCACGTCGTCTACACCGACGGCTCCGTGGCGCGCGCCGCCCTGCTGCGTCTCAACCCGGCCGGCCTCGGCCCCTCCTACGCCTTCGGCTTCTTCTGCACCGCCAGTCAACCACGCGGCAACGGCCCCGCGGCCCCGTGCACGGAGTTCCTTCTCGGCGTCGCCGTCGTGTACTGCAACAGCGGCGCGGGCATGACGTTCGTCACGGCCGGCGTCCCGCAGGTCGTCTGGTCGGCCAACCGCGGCAGCCCCGTCCGGGAGGGCGCCGCGGCCGAGCTCACGCCGGAGGGCGACCTCGTGCTCAGGTCCAGTAACGGCGCGGTCGTGTGGTCGGCCGGCACCAAGGGCCGGTCCGTCGCCGGGGCGCGCATCGGCAGCGACGGCAACCTGGTGCTGTTCGACGGGCGCAACGCCACGGTGTGGCAGTCGTTCGACCACCCCACGAACGCGCTCCTCGTCGGGCAGTCGCTGAAGCACGGGGCGCGGCTCACCGCCAACGCGTCGACCGCGGACTGGCGCGATGGCAGGCTCTACCTCGCCGTCGACGACGATGGACTGAATGCCTACGTCAACGCCACGCCGCCGCAGCGCTACTACCACCTCGGCCTCAGCGAGACCGCACCCGGCGCCTACGCGACGTACACCAACGGCAGTCTCACGGTTTCCGCTCGTCCTGGTGCGCCACCGCTGGCCGCCATCCAGCTGCCCACCGTCGGGGCAGGCACGGTGCAGTACATGCGGCTGGAGCACGACGGCCACCTCCGGATCTACGAGTGGCGCTCGGGCTGGGCGCCGGTGTACGACGTGCTCAAGTTCTGCGACATGTATGTACAAATTCCATTATAG